The Tautonia marina genomic interval GGCCGACTCACCCACGGCAAGCCGAGCGAAGCCGCCCAGTTCGATCTCCTTGCCGACCGAGCTGATCTCCTCGTGGACCTTGCGAGACGGATCCTTGACGAAGACCTGATCGACCAGGACGATCTCGCTGTACCAGGCGTTGAGCTTGCCGTCGGCGATCTTCTCGCGGATGTTCTCCGGCTTGTCCTCGGCCTGAGCGATGAAGATGCGCTTCTGCTCGGCGACGGCGTCGGCGGCAACCTCGTCGCGGCGGGCGGCGAGGGGACGGGTGGCGACGACCTGAAGGGCCAGGTCCTTGGCCAGGGCGATCACCCGGTCGCTGCCGGCGGTGGCGTCGTCCGGGCACTTGAGCGAGACGATCGCGCCGGACTTGTTGTCGTGGTGAACGTAGGCATCGACCCGTCCAGGGCCGTCGAGCGAGAGCCGGGCGGCTCGGGTGAACTGAACGTTCTCGCCGGTCCGGGAATTCAGGTCGAGCAGGAACTCGTTGAGTGTCTTGGGACCGATCGACTGATCCTTCAATGTCGAGGCGTCGATGGTGCCGGTCGTGCTGAGGCCAAGGACGAAGTCGGCCAGCTCGACGGAGGCCTTGCGGAAGTCGTCGTTGCGGGCGACGAAGTCGGTCTCGCAGTTCAGCTCGACCATGGCGCCGGAACGGCCGTCCTCGGAGATGACGACCTCGACCCGGCCGGCGGTGGCGGCGCGGCCGGCTCGGCCGGCGGCCTTGGCCATGCCGCGTTCCTTGGCGAGGGTCTCGGCCTTGGCACCGTCACCGTCGGCTTCCTGGAGGAGCTTCTTGCACTCCATGAGTCCGAGTCCGGTGCGTTTGCGGAGTTCGTTGACAGCCTGGGCCGTAATCTCGGCCATCGTGCGGGTCTCCCTGGCAGGCGTGCGGTGGAGTTGAGAACGAGACGTCAAGACGAGGGACAGTTGTCTGCGAAGGCTCTGGCGGTTGGACTCGATCCGAGCCGGATCGAGCGGATTGCCAGACCTGACCGTCATGGCCAAAGAACGCTGGCTCGAAACCGGCTCGCGGCGGGGTGAGATCTTCCGATCGAAGGGCCGGAGCAGCGCATCGAGTCAGCGTTCGGTCGGTCGGGAGCGACGCTGGCCGTCGGGAGCGAAACACTCGACCGACGGCCAGGAATCGGGGAATCTGACAAGGCTCGGAGCGGAATCAGCCCTGAGCAGGAGGCTGCTGCGGCTCGTCCGGGGTGGCCTCAGGCGAGGGGGCTGCCTCGGGAGCAGCCGGAGGAGCCTGAGGTTCGACAGCTGGTTCACTCGGAGCGGCGGATTCGGGGGCGGCGGCCGGTTCGGCCGACGCGGTCGCCTCGCCGGACTCGGCCGGAGCAGGGGCCGACGCCGGAGCGCCGGGAGCCGCCACAGGAGCCCCCGGGGCGTCACCCGGTCGCGGGCCGGAGCCTCGCCGTTCGAGTCGGCCGCGCT includes:
- the tsf gene encoding translation elongation factor Ts, with protein sequence MAEITAQAVNELRKRTGLGLMECKKLLQEADGDGAKAETLAKERGMAKAAGRAGRAATAGRVEVVISEDGRSGAMVELNCETDFVARNDDFRKASVELADFVLGLSTTGTIDASTLKDQSIGPKTLNEFLLDLNSRTGENVQFTRAARLSLDGPGRVDAYVHHDNKSGAIVSLKCPDDATAGSDRVIALAKDLALQVVATRPLAARRDEVAADAVAEQKRIFIAQAEDKPENIREKIADGKLNAWYSEIVLVDQVFVKDPSRKVHEEISSVGKEIELGGFARLAVGESAD